The DNA window AAGGAGTAGGTTGTTTTTTTCTTTCTTGCCAAATTAGTCTTTTCTGCGAACTATCAGTCCTACTAGAACTCCTAATCCGACACCAATCCCTACGCCAATTAAAGTTGCTTTTTGAGGATTTTTAGTTATGTAATCGCCCACATTATCAATTACTTGTTTTGCTTTTTCTCCGGCTTCGTCGCCGAAGTGTTTGATTTTTTCTGAAATATCTGATACCTGTTCCAAATAGTGTTCCCTCGCTCTTTTTTTAATGTTTTTTGATTCCTGATTTAAAAGTTTGAAATCAGATTCTAATTTTGCTTGTGCTTCCATGCTTTCTATTTAAAATATGAGTAATTTGCTTGCAATAAATTTTTGAAAAATTAAAATGAGAATCATTAAGTATACGAGGTTATTTTATGAAAAAGTTAATTATTCTCTCCCTGTTTTTTACTCTTTTCTTTCCTAGCTGGGTTTTTTCTAATTCTGTTTTTGTGCAAAGTCCCATTGCAAAACTTTTGTCTGAGCCGAATATCGCCAGTGCCGGCAAATTATTAAAAGCGGGCACTGAATTACAGCAAATTGGAGAACAGGACATGTTTATTAAAGTAAAGTCCGGATCTGAGTCAGGTTGGGTTATGAAACTTTACGTCTCCAAAGTCCCTCCTTCTAACAAAGCAAGTAATAGGGAGTCAAGAGAAGTCAACTGCGGTTCAGTCTAGGGCTAGAGCATCTACTTTCACAGAGACAGCTTCTGCAAGAGGACTTTCTGAATCTAAGAAACTTAGAACTCGTGGAAATAATGATGATTATGACTTTGAATCTCTAGATTGGTTGGACAAAGTTAAGGTGAAATCAGATGATATAGCCAAATACAAAGAGGAATAATATTGGACGCAAAATATTTTACATCCTTACTAATAAATAAAATTTTAGTTATAATGTCAATAGTATGCTCTATGTATATTTTCGGTAATTGTAAATCCTCTGAGATTAAAGTAGAAGAAAAACCAGAGCCTCCTCAATATATATATAAAGAAATTAAAATTGGTCGTGCGTTAGCTGCCAAGTTTATTAAAAAATATGGACTTGTTCAGAATTTGGAACAAACCAAATACTTGAATTTTATTGGAAATAAAATTGCTGAGTTGTCACCAAGGCAGGAATTAAATTTTAAATTTGGAATTTTAGATACTCCTGAAGTAAATGCTTTTGCTTGCCCAGGCGGATATATTTTTATTACCAAAGGTGCACTTGCGTTAATTGAAAATGAGGCAGAACTTGTAGGAGTACTTTCTCATGAAGTTTCTCATGTATCGTTATTTCATTCAGGCAAATTTGAATCGAAAGAAGAAATATGGATTGATTTAATTGCTTCCATGCTCTCGCCTGGTGGAGATATGGTTTCGACTGTTATGGAAGCGGCTTCCACTGAATTAGAAGAAAGTATGTTAGAAAATGGTCGCCAAAAAGAATTTGAAACTCAAGCAGATTCTTCAGCTGCTATTTTAATTTCTGAATTAGGTTATGACTCTAGTGCCTACGTTGGTTATTTAAAAAAAATGAAATCATCGCAAGATAATAAAGTTTTTGTTAAAACACATCCACCGGTTGATGATCGTATCAATGTTATTCAGAAATTTATAACAGATCAAAAACTTCCAAAAACTGGAAAATTAAACGTTAAACGCTATCGTCAAAATATTCCTAAAACATAAATTAATAAAATACAAAAAGGGTTAATTCATTGATTACAAAAATAATTTCAGTCTTGCTTTTTTTTCTCTCATTCTGTATTCTGAATGCAGATACCTACCATAATATTAATGGTTTTTGGAGAAAAGGCAGCTGGTTTAGGAGGAGCGTATACCGCCATTTCCGATGATCCATCCGGCGCTTACTATAATCCTGCCGGATTAACATTTGCTTATGATAACTCGGTTTCTCTTTCTGCAAGTAACATTACAAGAACAAGTAAATCCTATCAGAACGTGATAGGACCTGGGCAAGGTTATTTAAGAGATTCTCAAAATTATATCCCTAATTTTTTCGGTATCGTAAAAGAGGTTGGGAAATATAAAGTAGGTTTCTCGATTGTCAATACTCTTAATGAAACTTTTAATCGCGCAGACCAAATCGTAAACCCGATTTACTATC is part of the Leptospiraceae bacterium genome and encodes:
- a CDS encoding DUF883 family protein; the protein is MEAQAKLESDFKLLNQESKNIKKRAREHYLEQVSDISEKIKHFGDEAGEKAKQVIDNVGDYITKNPQKATLIGVGIGVGLGVLVGLIVRRKD
- a CDS encoding M48 family metalloprotease; translation: MDAKYFTSLLINKILVIMSIVCSMYIFGNCKSSEIKVEEKPEPPQYIYKEIKIGRALAAKFIKKYGLVQNLEQTKYLNFIGNKIAELSPRQELNFKFGILDTPEVNAFACPGGYIFITKGALALIENEAELVGVLSHEVSHVSLFHSGKFESKEEIWIDLIASMLSPGGDMVSTVMEAASTELEESMLENGRQKEFETQADSSAAILISELGYDSSAYVGYLKKMKSSQDNKVFVKTHPPVDDRINVIQKFITDQKLPKTGKLNVKRYRQNIPKT